In Marinobacter sp. LQ44, the following are encoded in one genomic region:
- the dinG gene encoding ATP-dependent DNA helicase DinG translates to MALTDDVKHQIQQAYRDVLAGKDIRARYGQRLMIAEIARYMGEITDNDGQRTSPPAACVVEAGTGTGKTLAYLISAIPVAKALGKTLVISTATVALQDQIVLKDLPDLRKHSKLDFSWTLAKGRGRYLCMSRLEARLHDEGHGDSDTMPLFLLDQPMDDEAASRITFEKMLATYGSREWDGDRDHWPEQIPDDIWRQVTTDHRQCTNRHCAYFDSCAFFDARKDLDDADVVVANHDLVLADLALGGGAILPEPENALFIFDEAHHLPDKALNHFAASVPLNSTRQWLKQLSQALVKMQPWLPGGSQAAKAVERISTSGRDLDLALGRVYEEVEQNTGWEFNDERRSAQWRYPDGELPEAVAELAAETRIVTAGLVRHLGNLVDELQSAFDERKDPELDRDTADSWYPVIGAFHSRAEEQLRLWAAWCESGPAVPQNEEQAEAAPVVRKGPPSARWAVRQRWDHAEDITLFSSPVLADNLLYSRLWSRVYGAVLTSATLTALGRFDRLRSRAGLPEASRYLVVPSSFRYGEMATVEVPAMAAMPTDDGFAEALIKRLPDLWAGEKATLVLFTSRRQMQQVRDALAPDYPELILTQDDMAKNEVLKTHCSRVDEGRPSVLFGVASFAEGIDLPGKYLHHVVITRLPFSVPDDPIEASLAEWVTQRGGNPFMEITVPDASVKLVQAVGRLLRTEQDTGRVTILDRRIVARRYGQLLLDALPPFRRIIEH, encoded by the coding sequence ATGGCGCTGACCGACGACGTCAAACACCAGATCCAGCAGGCCTATCGTGATGTGTTGGCCGGCAAGGACATACGTGCCCGGTATGGCCAGCGGCTGATGATCGCGGAGATTGCCCGTTACATGGGTGAAATCACCGACAACGACGGCCAGCGCACCTCACCGCCGGCGGCTTGCGTAGTGGAAGCAGGAACCGGTACCGGCAAAACCCTGGCGTACCTGATTTCGGCGATACCCGTGGCCAAGGCCCTGGGTAAGACGCTGGTGATCTCCACGGCAACCGTGGCCCTGCAGGATCAGATTGTCCTGAAAGACCTGCCGGATCTTCGTAAACACAGCAAGCTGGATTTCAGCTGGACCCTTGCCAAGGGGCGGGGCCGCTATCTGTGCATGTCCCGCCTGGAAGCCCGGTTACACGACGAAGGGCACGGCGACAGCGATACCATGCCGCTGTTCCTTCTTGATCAGCCTATGGACGACGAGGCAGCAAGCCGAATCACCTTTGAGAAGATGCTTGCCACCTACGGTTCCCGTGAATGGGACGGCGACCGTGACCACTGGCCCGAGCAAATTCCTGATGACATCTGGCGCCAGGTGACCACCGACCACCGCCAGTGCACCAATCGCCATTGTGCCTACTTCGACAGTTGCGCGTTTTTCGATGCCCGCAAAGACCTGGATGACGCCGATGTGGTGGTGGCCAACCACGACCTGGTGCTGGCCGATCTTGCCCTCGGCGGCGGAGCCATCTTGCCGGAACCGGAGAACGCCCTGTTCATTTTTGACGAGGCGCATCACCTTCCGGATAAAGCACTGAACCATTTTGCCGCGTCGGTGCCGTTAAACTCCACACGGCAATGGCTGAAACAGTTGTCCCAGGCTCTGGTAAAGATGCAGCCCTGGTTGCCAGGCGGCTCCCAGGCGGCCAAGGCGGTTGAGAGAATCAGCACTTCTGGCCGTGATCTGGATCTTGCCCTTGGCAGGGTTTACGAAGAGGTTGAACAGAACACCGGTTGGGAATTCAACGATGAACGGCGCAGCGCCCAGTGGCGTTACCCGGATGGTGAACTGCCGGAGGCGGTTGCAGAGTTGGCGGCGGAGACCCGGATTGTTACCGCCGGCCTGGTTCGGCACCTGGGTAACCTGGTGGATGAACTGCAAAGTGCCTTCGATGAGCGAAAAGACCCGGAGCTGGACCGGGACACCGCCGATTCCTGGTATCCGGTGATTGGCGCTTTCCATAGCCGGGCTGAGGAACAGTTACGCCTGTGGGCGGCCTGGTGTGAATCCGGGCCAGCTGTTCCGCAAAACGAAGAGCAGGCGGAAGCCGCGCCGGTGGTGCGCAAAGGTCCACCGTCTGCCCGCTGGGCCGTGCGCCAACGTTGGGACCATGCGGAAGATATTACCCTGTTCAGCTCACCGGTGCTGGCGGACAACCTGTTGTATTCCCGCCTGTGGTCGCGGGTCTATGGCGCCGTTCTGACCAGTGCCACACTGACGGCCCTGGGCCGTTTCGACCGTTTGCGTTCCCGGGCGGGATTGCCAGAGGCCAGCCGTTATCTGGTGGTGCCCAGTTCCTTCCGTTATGGCGAGATGGCCACGGTGGAAGTGCCGGCTATGGCTGCCATGCCAACCGATGATGGCTTTGCCGAGGCGCTGATCAAGCGGCTACCAGATCTCTGGGCCGGTGAGAAGGCCACCCTGGTTCTGTTTACATCCCGCCGGCAAATGCAGCAGGTGAGGGATGCCCTGGCACCGGATTATCCCGAGTTGATTCTTACTCAGGATGACATGGCCAAGAACGAGGTGTTGAAAACGCACTGCTCTCGTGTTGATGAAGGGCGGCCCAGTGTGCTGTTCGGAGTGGCCAGCTTTGCCGAGGGTATCGACCTGCCCGGAAAGTACCTGCACCACGTGGTGATCACCCGCCTGCCGTTCTCAGTGCCGGACGACCCGATCGAGGCGAGTCTGGCGGAGTGGGTAACCCAGCGCGGTGGCAACCCGTTTATGGAAATCACCGTGCCGGATGCCTCCGTCAAGCTGGTTCAGGCGGTGGGGCGGCTGTTGCGCACCGAGCAGGATACCGGGAGGGTAACCATTCTGGACCGGCGTATAGTGGCACGCCGATACGGACAGTTGCTGCTGGACGCACTGCCGCCGTTCCGGCGAATCATCGAGCATTAA
- a CDS encoding ExeA family protein has translation MYYDFFGFREPPFSIAPDPRYLYLSDRHKEALAHLMHGVQGQGGFIVITGEVGTGKTTVCRCFIENAPEHVDIALILNPRLSARELLSSICDELEIDHAPEATIKHLVDGINQDLLKAHAAGRHKVLIIDEAQNLSAEVLEQLRLLTNLETAEKKLLQIVLLGQPELQDMLALPELRQLNQRVTARYHLDAIEQADLPAYLRYRLSVAGLRGDIFSPAAVRKLYRQSQGIPRLINLISDRALLGAYAEGEHQITVDHIRQAAREVHGNSRLKATAGGRDVSRAGHLLLLSASILVAIIGTIWLFQLPVTEQTLADDLEAPAISGIIERVGDPVVAEPEPDTEEPDTLPEPAEADVTYFEFDRHTQALSEAFTQLFGVWGEEYDARQFPVACDYARSVRLGCLERQGSRRSLEFLDRPAILHLRNGRGDTGYVVLRSLEGDTASIELTGETREIPFRQLEQYWYGDFRVLWRMPEYMSGDGFFAGTSGAQLWMGARMMELADRLSPNHTESARVKRLATEEQVRWYQEAKGLTVDGIAGPMTIIQINNDLGTNVPRLVTARVANSG, from the coding sequence ATGTACTACGATTTTTTCGGCTTTAGGGAACCTCCGTTTTCAATCGCACCGGACCCTCGCTACCTGTACCTGAGTGATCGCCACAAGGAAGCCTTGGCGCACCTGATGCACGGCGTGCAGGGGCAGGGCGGGTTCATTGTCATTACCGGTGAGGTGGGGACCGGCAAAACCACCGTGTGCCGCTGTTTTATCGAGAATGCCCCCGAGCATGTCGATATTGCGCTGATTCTCAACCCGCGGCTGTCTGCCCGGGAACTGTTGTCTTCGATCTGTGACGAGCTGGAAATCGACCATGCGCCGGAAGCGACGATCAAGCACCTGGTGGATGGCATCAATCAGGACTTGCTCAAGGCTCACGCTGCGGGCCGTCATAAGGTTCTGATCATTGACGAAGCCCAGAACCTGTCGGCCGAGGTGCTGGAACAACTGCGCCTGCTTACCAACCTGGAAACTGCCGAGAAAAAGCTGCTTCAGATTGTTCTGCTGGGCCAGCCAGAGTTGCAGGACATGCTGGCACTGCCGGAATTGCGCCAGCTCAACCAGCGTGTGACTGCCCGATATCATCTGGATGCCATTGAGCAGGCAGACCTGCCGGCCTATCTTCGTTACCGCTTGAGTGTAGCCGGGCTGCGTGGGGATATTTTCAGCCCGGCCGCTGTCCGGAAACTCTACCGCCAGAGCCAGGGGATCCCTCGCCTGATCAATCTGATCAGTGATCGCGCGTTGCTGGGAGCCTATGCTGAAGGCGAACACCAGATTACCGTCGACCACATCCGACAAGCGGCCCGGGAAGTCCACGGCAACAGCCGCCTGAAGGCCACTGCGGGCGGTAGGGATGTTTCCCGCGCCGGTCATCTGTTGTTGCTATCGGCGTCGATTCTGGTGGCGATCATCGGCACCATCTGGCTGTTCCAGCTGCCGGTCACCGAGCAGACCCTCGCCGACGATCTCGAAGCACCTGCCATCTCTGGCATCATCGAGCGTGTCGGTGATCCGGTGGTGGCTGAGCCTGAGCCCGACACGGAAGAGCCGGATACACTTCCGGAGCCAGCGGAAGCCGATGTAACGTACTTTGAATTTGACCGCCATACTCAGGCTCTGAGCGAGGCGTTTACTCAGCTTTTCGGCGTTTGGGGCGAAGAGTATGACGCCCGGCAGTTTCCGGTTGCCTGCGATTACGCCCGAAGCGTTCGCCTTGGCTGCCTGGAACGGCAGGGCAGCCGACGAAGCCTGGAGTTTCTGGATCGCCCGGCGATTCTGCACCTTCGCAATGGTCGAGGCGACACGGGCTATGTGGTGCTGCGATCTCTGGAGGGTGATACCGCCAGTATCGAGTTGACGGGTGAAACCCGGGAAATCCCGTTTCGTCAGTTAGAGCAGTATTGGTACGGTGATTTCAGGGTGCTGTGGCGAATGCCGGAGTATATGTCGGGTGATGGCTTTTTTGCCGGCACGTCTGGGGCGCAGCTATGGATGGGCGCGCGGATGATGGAACTGGCAGATCGGTTATCGCCGAACCATACCGAAAGCGCCCGGGTAAAGCGCCTGGCCACCGAAGAACAGGTGCGCTGGTATCAGGAGGCCAAAGGGCTGACGGTGGATGGGATTGCCGGGCCGATGACCATTATCCAGATCAATAATGACCTGGGCACGAACGTTCCCCGGCTGGTGACGGCCCGTGTGGCCAATAGCGGGTAG
- a CDS encoding acyl-CoA thioesterase, with protein MSVPGNPVSSLTMSLRWGDMDAYGHANNTVYFRFFEEARIVWLSSLELGGAEEPTGPVIIKTSATFLKELTHPANVVVETYADKAGNTSLDTYHLLKDSDTGAVYAEGYAKIVWMDRETRKSTPLPDILRALAAR; from the coding sequence ATGTCAGTACCGGGAAATCCCGTCAGTTCCCTGACCATGTCGCTACGCTGGGGCGATATGGATGCATACGGCCACGCCAATAACACAGTTTACTTCCGCTTCTTTGAAGAAGCCCGAATTGTCTGGCTGTCGTCACTGGAACTGGGTGGCGCTGAAGAGCCAACCGGGCCAGTTATTATAAAGACCAGCGCCACATTTCTGAAGGAATTGACTCACCCCGCCAACGTCGTGGTTGAAACATACGCGGACAAAGCGGGAAATACCAGCCTGGATACCTACCACCTGCTGAAAGATTCGGATACGGGAGCAGTCTACGCGGAGGGCTATGCGAAAATCGTCTGGATGGACAGGGAAACCCGGAAGTCCACCCCGCTGCCAGACATCCTCAGGGCACTGGCAGCAAGGTAA
- a CDS encoding general secretion pathway protein GspB — MSYILEALRKSEAERRQGKAPDLGQQVQMVYRPKKKPLSPVIWVVLALLLNAALMAYLFWPAQPSVEPPAADTLTGARGTPPPAEPDAVVTQQHEVAPETVQVEATPEVEPARGAVTALETADEPLVESGNEAPLVIVPDQSVRERVLTPADSQGRVPHLVELPLSFQKSVPDLTFNSHIYSSDPMASRVMINNQYLRPGDTFASLVVERITEDGVILSKSGQRFRVGTVRDWVSPR, encoded by the coding sequence ATGTCATATATTCTTGAAGCGTTGAGAAAATCCGAAGCCGAGCGGAGACAGGGCAAGGCGCCAGACCTGGGGCAGCAGGTGCAGATGGTCTATCGGCCCAAGAAGAAACCGCTATCGCCCGTCATCTGGGTGGTGCTCGCGCTTTTGCTTAATGCTGCGCTGATGGCCTACCTGTTCTGGCCAGCGCAGCCTTCGGTGGAGCCGCCAGCGGCAGACACACTGACAGGGGCTCGGGGAACACCACCACCCGCAGAACCGGATGCTGTGGTAACCCAGCAGCACGAGGTGGCCCCGGAAACTGTGCAGGTGGAGGCTACGCCGGAGGTTGAGCCAGCCCGGGGAGCGGTTACAGCGCTTGAGACGGCAGACGAGCCGCTGGTTGAATCCGGCAACGAAGCTCCGCTGGTGATCGTTCCAGATCAGTCCGTTCGGGAAAGGGTGTTGACGCCAGCGGACTCTCAGGGCAGAGTGCCGCACCTGGTAGAACTACCGCTGTCGTTTCAAAAGAGCGTTCCTGATTTGACCTTCAATAGCCATATCTATTCGTCCGACCCCATGGCCAGCCGGGTAATGATCAATAACCAGTATCTTCGCCCCGGAGACACCTTTGCCAGCCTGGTGGTTGAACGTATTACCGAAGATGGCGTGATTCTCAGCAAATCTGGCCAGCGTTTTCGGGTGGGCACGGTACGAGACTGGGTGAGCCCCCGATAA
- a CDS encoding VacJ family lipoprotein, producing the protein MRNRLSRRLTTLAALLLLTLAGGQLHAQNMQEPVPEGSTPVNTDDPYENWNRKVFSFNDAIDRWFLRPVAQAYRTVTPTIVDRGITNFFNNLTEIRNFSNSLLQLKGESAVVAAGRFTYNTVFGLGGIFDVATAFDLPERPEDFGQTLGYWGVGSGPYLVMPLLGPATPRYFTGMATDGFLLPSAWDEVSSPERYYLRALQIVDKRADLIPAESFISGDRYTFVRNAFLQRREFLINDGKITQDPFADDDDFMLDDF; encoded by the coding sequence ATGAGAAACCGTTTATCCCGGCGCCTGACCACGCTGGCCGCTCTGCTCCTGCTGACGCTTGCAGGTGGCCAGTTACACGCCCAGAACATGCAGGAGCCAGTTCCCGAGGGTTCAACTCCGGTCAATACCGATGACCCGTATGAGAACTGGAACCGGAAAGTGTTTTCGTTCAACGATGCCATTGACCGCTGGTTTTTACGTCCGGTGGCCCAGGCCTACCGCACGGTCACGCCGACGATTGTCGATCGGGGTATTACCAATTTCTTCAATAATCTCACCGAAATCCGCAATTTCAGCAACAGCCTGCTGCAGCTGAAAGGGGAGTCGGCGGTGGTGGCCGCCGGGCGCTTTACCTACAACACGGTGTTTGGCCTGGGTGGGATTTTTGATGTGGCCACCGCTTTTGATTTGCCCGAACGCCCGGAAGATTTTGGTCAAACCCTGGGCTATTGGGGCGTTGGCTCTGGCCCATACCTGGTGATGCCGCTTCTTGGCCCGGCGACGCCACGTTATTTTACCGGCATGGCAACCGATGGGTTCCTGTTGCCGTCAGCCTGGGATGAGGTCAGCAGTCCCGAGCGGTATTACCTGCGGGCGTTACAGATTGTTGATAAGCGGGCCGACCTGATTCCGGCAGAGAGCTTTATTTCTGGTGACCGTTACACGTTTGTGCGTAATGCTTTCCTGCAGCGTCGTGAATTTCTGATTAACGATGGTAAGATCACGCAAGACCCCTTCGCTGATGATGACGACTTCATGCTCGACGATTTCTGA
- a CDS encoding DUF3336 domain-containing protein: MIKDPRIARFRKLLAEAPNYEQWKAAALELDFLEGNAEWKEDFASDLYHYELIYDRLSNIKQYRQQNDFERLKRALREGLHHDLGNMGNPALYTRSRVGTKHLIEEYITQVCEALDYLCDHPVPGFSVYDKLQFFRDTLTSYGRPTLLLSGGASLGMFHFGVIKALWEKGLLPQVIAGSSIGAIIAGILGVHTDAEIPEMLVPENHNLNAWKWRGILSAMRGDGLMDQETLKNCLRANIGDYTFEEAYQRTGRSINISVSPVQTHQKARLMCGYTSPYIQVWSAALASAAVPGIFPPVTLMKKDLYGNSLPYMPRLKFVDGSVVSDLPIERLVHLYDVNFTIVSQTNPHVVPFLSQQSREEKLSLGRLPMHLVKSEIQFHGQGVFDYLRKRVRPELMRQMAGQMYTIMAQRYSGDVTIAPSYAFRDFRRMLSNPSPEYVREMILAGERATWPKISMIRSHARISKTLERCVRRLKQQNRKAAELRLVSGADKAKP, encoded by the coding sequence GTGATCAAGGACCCCAGGATAGCCCGATTCCGCAAGCTGTTGGCGGAAGCTCCCAATTATGAACAGTGGAAGGCCGCCGCGCTGGAACTGGATTTTCTGGAAGGCAACGCGGAGTGGAAGGAAGACTTTGCGTCTGACCTTTACCACTATGAGCTGATCTATGACCGGCTCAGTAACATCAAGCAGTATCGTCAGCAGAACGACTTCGAGCGCTTGAAGCGAGCGCTCCGGGAAGGCCTTCACCATGACCTTGGCAACATGGGCAATCCCGCGCTTTACACCCGTTCCCGGGTTGGCACCAAGCACCTGATTGAGGAATACATCACCCAGGTGTGCGAGGCCCTGGACTACCTGTGTGACCATCCGGTACCCGGTTTTTCCGTTTACGACAAGCTCCAGTTTTTCAGAGACACCCTGACCAGTTATGGCCGGCCAACGTTGTTGCTCAGCGGTGGCGCCAGTCTGGGCATGTTCCATTTCGGGGTGATCAAGGCGCTCTGGGAAAAAGGTCTGTTGCCGCAGGTGATTGCGGGGTCCAGTATTGGCGCCATCATTGCCGGTATACTCGGCGTGCATACTGACGCGGAAATCCCGGAAATGCTGGTGCCCGAGAACCACAACCTCAACGCGTGGAAGTGGCGGGGGATTTTGAGCGCCATGCGGGGTGATGGCCTGATGGATCAGGAAACCCTGAAGAATTGCCTGCGGGCAAACATCGGCGATTACACGTTTGAGGAGGCTTACCAGCGCACCGGGCGAAGCATCAATATCAGTGTGTCGCCGGTACAGACGCATCAGAAAGCACGATTGATGTGCGGTTACACCTCGCCATACATTCAGGTATGGAGTGCTGCGCTGGCCAGTGCGGCAGTGCCGGGAATTTTTCCTCCCGTTACCCTGATGAAAAAAGACCTTTACGGCAATTCGCTGCCCTACATGCCCCGGTTGAAGTTTGTGGATGGCTCGGTGGTCAGCGACCTGCCCATTGAGCGGTTAGTCCACCTGTACGATGTGAACTTCACCATTGTCAGTCAGACCAATCCCCATGTTGTGCCGTTCCTCAGCCAGCAGAGCCGAGAGGAAAAACTGTCCTTGGGCAGATTGCCGATGCATCTGGTGAAGTCCGAGATTCAGTTCCACGGCCAGGGTGTGTTCGATTATCTGAGAAAGCGGGTACGCCCGGAACTGATGCGGCAAATGGCTGGTCAGATGTATACCATTATGGCCCAGCGCTACTCCGGTGATGTGACGATTGCGCCCAGCTATGCATTCCGGGACTTCCGTCGTATGCTGTCGAACCCCAGCCCGGAGTATGTCCGTGAGATGATTCTGGCCGGGGAGCGCGCAACCTGGCCGAAAATTTCGATGATTCGCTCCCACGCACGAATTTCCAAAACGCTTGAACGGTGCGTTCGTCGCCTGAAACAACAGAACCGCAAGGCCGCTGAGTTACGACTGGTCAGCGGAGCCGACAAGGCTAAACCCTGA
- a CDS encoding beta-ketoacyl-ACP synthase III, which translates to MIKAVISGTGLYTPPAIIENDQLVEAFNQYVELYNDEHAEEIARGELAALQPSSSAFIEKASGIKRRHVIDREGILDPKRMTPNIPDRDNDEPSVQCEMAIVACKEALEQAGKTPADVDAVIVACSNLQRPYPAIAIEVQQAMGIDGFAYDMNVACSSATFGIQAAVNAVENGSARAVLVVSPEICSGHLNFRDRDSHFIFGDACTAILVEREENTQAGQGFEILGTRLKTQFSNNIRNNFGFLNRADESGIGKPDKLFIQQGRKVFKEVSPLVADTIQGHLASLQLTPEDLKRMWLHQANLNMNQLIARKVLGRDATVEEAPVILDEYANTSSAGSIIAFHKHKDDLKAGDLGVICSFGAGYSIGSVVVRHR; encoded by the coding sequence GTGATTAAAGCCGTCATCAGCGGAACCGGCCTGTATACGCCACCCGCCATTATTGAAAACGATCAACTGGTTGAAGCCTTCAATCAATACGTAGAGCTGTATAACGATGAACATGCGGAAGAGATAGCCCGCGGTGAATTGGCGGCCCTGCAACCTTCGTCATCTGCCTTTATTGAAAAGGCATCGGGTATTAAGCGCCGTCATGTGATTGACCGTGAAGGTATCCTGGACCCGAAGCGCATGACACCGAATATTCCGGACCGGGATAATGACGAACCGTCAGTCCAGTGCGAGATGGCCATTGTGGCCTGTAAGGAAGCACTGGAGCAGGCGGGAAAAACCCCGGCAGATGTGGATGCGGTGATTGTTGCCTGTTCCAACCTGCAGCGCCCCTATCCGGCCATCGCCATTGAAGTCCAGCAAGCCATGGGCATCGACGGTTTTGCCTATGACATGAATGTGGCCTGCAGCTCCGCCACCTTTGGCATCCAGGCTGCGGTGAACGCGGTGGAAAACGGCAGCGCCAGAGCCGTTTTGGTGGTCAGCCCGGAAATCTGCTCCGGGCATCTGAACTTCCGGGACCGGGACAGCCACTTCATTTTCGGTGACGCCTGCACGGCGATTCTGGTGGAAAGGGAAGAGAACACCCAGGCTGGCCAGGGTTTTGAAATTCTCGGTACCCGCCTGAAGACTCAGTTTTCTAACAATATCCGGAATAACTTTGGCTTCCTGAACCGGGCGGACGAATCGGGTATTGGCAAGCCGGACAAGCTGTTCATCCAGCAGGGGCGCAAAGTGTTCAAAGAGGTGTCACCGCTGGTGGCAGACACCATTCAGGGCCATCTGGCATCCCTGCAGCTGACGCCGGAAGACCTCAAACGCATGTGGCTGCACCAGGCCAACCTGAACATGAACCAGCTGATTGCCCGTAAGGTTCTTGGCCGGGACGCAACGGTCGAGGAAGCGCCAGTGATTCTGGACGAATATGCCAACACCAGTTCGGCCGGTTCGATTATTGCGTTCCATAAACACAAGGATGACCTGAAAGCCGGCGACCTGGGCGTGATTTGCTCGTTCGGTGCCGGCTATTCCATCGGTAGCGTGGTTGTGCGCCACCGGTGA